One Osmerus eperlanus chromosome 16, fOsmEpe2.1, whole genome shotgun sequence DNA segment encodes these proteins:
- the tmub1 gene encoding transmembrane and ubiquitin-like domain-containing protein 1, with protein MALIEGVGDEVTLLFGAVLLLLVLVLAWASTHTTEPPEHLFNIPPSSASAAIAASIHLQRNAPSPDQHSAPRNVTDGDGLEPPPTATTLDTLAPPLGEEGKEEPQGEACSQEDEERSPVGEVGAEGSEDRGNPNEGDGAGFGRDGLRHREGAGGTQTGAGPSPATSSSSPSLDSTSSANPLPDGEPANGTERNMVLRLKFLNDTERTAQVKPEDTIGYIKRTYFTGQEHQVRLIYQGQLLQDDGQTLASLNLADNCVLHCHISQHATRAAPAGARAADQVHVALNVGSLMLPLFVLMLSVLWYFQIQYRQFFTAPATASLVGITIFFSFVAFGVYRR; from the exons ATGGCACTcattgagggggtgggggatgaggTCACCCTGCTCTTTGGAGCTGTCCTCCTGCTGCTAGTACTGGTGCTGGCCTGGGCCTCAACCCACACTACCGAGCCCCCCGAGCACCTCTTCAACATAcccccttcctctgcctctgctgCTATAGCTGCTTCTATCCATCTCCAACGGAATGCCCCCTCACCGGATCAACACTCTGCCCCCAGAAATGTAACTGATGGTGATGGCCTGGAGCCGCCACCAACCGCCACAACTTTGGACACTTTGGCCCCTCCTctaggggaagaggggaaggaagagcCGCAAGGAGAGGCGTGTAGCcaagaggacgaggagaggagccCCGTGGGAGAAGTAGGGGCTGAAGGTTCAGAAGACAGGGGGAACCCTAACGAAGGTGATGGAGCTGGTTTTGGGAGAGACGGattgagacacagagagggggctggagggacccAGACCGGTGCTGGACCCTCCcctgccacctcctcctcctccccttcgctAGACAGTACCTCAAGTGCCAACCCCTTACCTGACGGTGAGCCAGCCAATGGCACGGAGAGAAACATGGTTCTACGCCTGAAGTTCCTCAATGACACAGAGAGGACTGCCCAGGTCAAGCCAGAGGATACAATTGGCTACATCAAAAG AACCTACTTTACTGGCCAGGAGCACCAGGTGCGCCTGATTTACCAGGGTCAACTTTTGCAGGACGACGGCCAGACTTTGGCCTCCCTCAACCTGGCTGACAACTGTGTTCTGCACTGCCACATCTCGCAGCATGccaccagggcagcaccagcAGGCGCCAGAGCGGCCGACCAGGTCCACGTTGCGCTCAACGTGGGCAGCCTGATGTTGCCGCTCTTCGTGCTCATGCTCTCTGTACTCTGGTACTTCCAGATCCAGTACCGGCAGTTCTTCACCGCACCTGCTACCGCCTCGCTAGTGGGGATCACCATCTTTTTTAGCTTTGTGGCGTTTGGGGTGTACCGTCGTTGA
- the smarcd3a gene encoding SWI/SNF-related matrix-associated actin-dependent regulator of chromatin subfamily D member 3 isoform X2, which produces MERKRPGIPSVPRMPHQGTALGPPGPPYGGAPLIRPGMPTPTMEPIRKRPPNSQQVQQQQAVQSRSRKKPTGIPGANDIAARQMDMREVQSDSSLGSNAKKRKMADKILPQRIRELVPESQAYMDLLAFERKLDQTIMRKRVDIQEAIKRPMKQKRKLRLYISNTFNPAKLEPDDSDGSIASWELRVEGKLLEDPGKLKRKFSSFFKSLVIELDKDLYGPDNHLVEWHRTPTTQETDGFQVKRPGDVSVRCTLLLMLDYQPPQFKLDPRLARLLGIHTQTRSCIIQALWQYIKTNKLQDSHEKEYINCDKYLQQIFDCQRLKFSEIPQRLTNMLLPPDPIVINHVISVDPNDQKKTACYDIDVEVEDPLKSQMSGFLLSTANQQEIASLDNKIHETIESINQLKIQRDFMLSFSKDPKGYIQDWLCSQNRDLKLMTDVMGNPEEERRAEFYEQPWSQEAVSRYFYCKIQQRRQELDQALSVRNT; this is translated from the exons ATGGAAAGAAAG CGCCCAGGAATCCCATCGGTGCCACGGATGCCTCATCAGGGGACTGCCCTAGGCCCCCCAGGACCTCCTTATGGTGGGGCCCCATTGATACGTCCAGGGATGCCCACCCCCACTATGGAGCCCATAAGGAAACGGCCCCCAAACTCCCAACAGGTTCAACAGCAGCAAGCAGTCCAAAGCAGATCCAGGAA GAAGCCAACGGGAATTCCTGGAGCCAATGACATTGCTGCGAGGCAGATGGATATGAGAGAGGTCCAATCAGATTCCTCACTTGGATCCAA TGCCAAGAAAAGGAAAATGGCTGATAAGATTCTTCCACAGAGG ATCCGTGAGCTGGTCCCAGAATCACAGGCCTACATGGACTTGCTGGCATTTGAGAGGAAACTGGACCAAACCATTATGAGAAAGAGGGTTGACATCCAGGAAGCAATTAAGAGACCAATGAAG CAAAAAAGAAAGTTGAGATTGTATATATCCAACACATTCAACCCTGCCAAGCTAGAACCAGATGATTCTGATGGCAGCATTGCATCCTGGGAGCTGAGGGTCGAGGGCAAACTCCTAGAAGAT CCAGGAAAGCTGAAAAGGAAATTCTCATCATTCTTCAAAAGCCTGGTGATAGAGTTGGACAAGGACCTGTATGGTCCCGACAACCACCTTGTGGAG TGGCATAGGACCCCCACCACGCAGGAGACAGATGGATTCCAGGTGAAGAGACCAGGGGACGTTAGTGTGCGCTGCACCCTGCTTCTCATGCTGGACTACCAG CCCCCTCAGTTTAAGCTGGACCCTCGGCTGGCCCGTCTGCTGGGTATTCACACCCAGACCCGCTCCTGTATCATCCAGGCTCTCTGGCAGTATATCAAGACCAATAAACTACAGGACTCCCACGAGAAAGAGTACATTAACTGTGACAAGTACCTCCAACAG ATCTTTGACTGTCAACGTCTAAAGTTTTCTGAGATTCCTCAGCGTCTGACTAACATGCTGCTTCCTCCAGACCCTATTGTCATCAACCATGTAATCAG TGTTGACCCTAATGACCAGAAGAAGACTGCGTGCTATGACATAGATGTTGAGGTGGAGGACCCCTTAAAGAGTCAGATGAGTGGCTTCCTGCTCTCTACAGCCAATCAGCAGGAGATCGCATCACTAGACAACAAG ATCCATGAAACCATCGAGTCCATTAACCAGCTGAAGATCCAGAGGGACTTTATGCTCAGCTTCTCCAAAGATCCAAAAGGCTACATCCAGGACTGGCTCTGCTCCCAGAACAGAGACCTGAAG TTGATGACCGATGTGATGGGAAaccctgaggaggagagaagggcagaATTCTATGAACAACCCTGGTCTCAAGAGGCTGTCAGCCGTTACTTCTACTGCAAG ATTCAACAACGCAGACAAGAGCTGGATCAGGCCTTATCTGTACGTAACACCTAA
- the smarcd3a gene encoding SWI/SNF-related matrix-associated actin-dependent regulator of chromatin subfamily D member 3 isoform X1 has translation MEESIGGARKATKSKLFEFLVHGVRPGIPSVPRMPHQGTALGPPGPPYGGAPLIRPGMPTPTMEPIRKRPPNSQQVQQQQAVQSRSRKKPTGIPGANDIAARQMDMREVQSDSSLGSNAKKRKMADKILPQRIRELVPESQAYMDLLAFERKLDQTIMRKRVDIQEAIKRPMKQKRKLRLYISNTFNPAKLEPDDSDGSIASWELRVEGKLLEDPGKLKRKFSSFFKSLVIELDKDLYGPDNHLVEWHRTPTTQETDGFQVKRPGDVSVRCTLLLMLDYQPPQFKLDPRLARLLGIHTQTRSCIIQALWQYIKTNKLQDSHEKEYINCDKYLQQIFDCQRLKFSEIPQRLTNMLLPPDPIVINHVISVDPNDQKKTACYDIDVEVEDPLKSQMSGFLLSTANQQEIASLDNKIHETIESINQLKIQRDFMLSFSKDPKGYIQDWLCSQNRDLKLMTDVMGNPEEERRAEFYEQPWSQEAVSRYFYCKIQQRRQELDQALSVRNT, from the exons ATGGAGGAGAGCATTGGAGGGGCTCGGAAAGCCACCAAGAGCAAACTGTTTGAGTTCCTCGTCCATggagtg CGCCCAGGAATCCCATCGGTGCCACGGATGCCTCATCAGGGGACTGCCCTAGGCCCCCCAGGACCTCCTTATGGTGGGGCCCCATTGATACGTCCAGGGATGCCCACCCCCACTATGGAGCCCATAAGGAAACGGCCCCCAAACTCCCAACAGGTTCAACAGCAGCAAGCAGTCCAAAGCAGATCCAGGAA GAAGCCAACGGGAATTCCTGGAGCCAATGACATTGCTGCGAGGCAGATGGATATGAGAGAGGTCCAATCAGATTCCTCACTTGGATCCAA TGCCAAGAAAAGGAAAATGGCTGATAAGATTCTTCCACAGAGG ATCCGTGAGCTGGTCCCAGAATCACAGGCCTACATGGACTTGCTGGCATTTGAGAGGAAACTGGACCAAACCATTATGAGAAAGAGGGTTGACATCCAGGAAGCAATTAAGAGACCAATGAAG CAAAAAAGAAAGTTGAGATTGTATATATCCAACACATTCAACCCTGCCAAGCTAGAACCAGATGATTCTGATGGCAGCATTGCATCCTGGGAGCTGAGGGTCGAGGGCAAACTCCTAGAAGAT CCAGGAAAGCTGAAAAGGAAATTCTCATCATTCTTCAAAAGCCTGGTGATAGAGTTGGACAAGGACCTGTATGGTCCCGACAACCACCTTGTGGAG TGGCATAGGACCCCCACCACGCAGGAGACAGATGGATTCCAGGTGAAGAGACCAGGGGACGTTAGTGTGCGCTGCACCCTGCTTCTCATGCTGGACTACCAG CCCCCTCAGTTTAAGCTGGACCCTCGGCTGGCCCGTCTGCTGGGTATTCACACCCAGACCCGCTCCTGTATCATCCAGGCTCTCTGGCAGTATATCAAGACCAATAAACTACAGGACTCCCACGAGAAAGAGTACATTAACTGTGACAAGTACCTCCAACAG ATCTTTGACTGTCAACGTCTAAAGTTTTCTGAGATTCCTCAGCGTCTGACTAACATGCTGCTTCCTCCAGACCCTATTGTCATCAACCATGTAATCAG TGTTGACCCTAATGACCAGAAGAAGACTGCGTGCTATGACATAGATGTTGAGGTGGAGGACCCCTTAAAGAGTCAGATGAGTGGCTTCCTGCTCTCTACAGCCAATCAGCAGGAGATCGCATCACTAGACAACAAG ATCCATGAAACCATCGAGTCCATTAACCAGCTGAAGATCCAGAGGGACTTTATGCTCAGCTTCTCCAAAGATCCAAAAGGCTACATCCAGGACTGGCTCTGCTCCCAGAACAGAGACCTGAAG TTGATGACCGATGTGATGGGAAaccctgaggaggagagaagggcagaATTCTATGAACAACCCTGGTCTCAAGAGGCTGTCAGCCGTTACTTCTACTGCAAG ATTCAACAACGCAGACAAGAGCTGGATCAGGCCTTATCTGTACGTAACACCTAA
- the smarcd3a gene encoding SWI/SNF-related matrix-associated actin-dependent regulator of chromatin subfamily D member 3 isoform X3 — MEESIGGARKATKSKLFEFLVHGVRPGIPSVPRMPHQGTALGPPGPPYGGAPLIRPGMPTPTMEPIRKRPPNSQQVQQQQAVQSRSRNAKKRKMADKILPQRIRELVPESQAYMDLLAFERKLDQTIMRKRVDIQEAIKRPMKQKRKLRLYISNTFNPAKLEPDDSDGSIASWELRVEGKLLEDPGKLKRKFSSFFKSLVIELDKDLYGPDNHLVEWHRTPTTQETDGFQVKRPGDVSVRCTLLLMLDYQPPQFKLDPRLARLLGIHTQTRSCIIQALWQYIKTNKLQDSHEKEYINCDKYLQQIFDCQRLKFSEIPQRLTNMLLPPDPIVINHVISVDPNDQKKTACYDIDVEVEDPLKSQMSGFLLSTANQQEIASLDNKIHETIESINQLKIQRDFMLSFSKDPKGYIQDWLCSQNRDLKLMTDVMGNPEEERRAEFYEQPWSQEAVSRYFYCKIQQRRQELDQALSVRNT; from the exons ATGGAGGAGAGCATTGGAGGGGCTCGGAAAGCCACCAAGAGCAAACTGTTTGAGTTCCTCGTCCATggagtg CGCCCAGGAATCCCATCGGTGCCACGGATGCCTCATCAGGGGACTGCCCTAGGCCCCCCAGGACCTCCTTATGGTGGGGCCCCATTGATACGTCCAGGGATGCCCACCCCCACTATGGAGCCCATAAGGAAACGGCCCCCAAACTCCCAACAGGTTCAACAGCAGCAAGCAGTCCAAAGCAGATCCAGGAA TGCCAAGAAAAGGAAAATGGCTGATAAGATTCTTCCACAGAGG ATCCGTGAGCTGGTCCCAGAATCACAGGCCTACATGGACTTGCTGGCATTTGAGAGGAAACTGGACCAAACCATTATGAGAAAGAGGGTTGACATCCAGGAAGCAATTAAGAGACCAATGAAG CAAAAAAGAAAGTTGAGATTGTATATATCCAACACATTCAACCCTGCCAAGCTAGAACCAGATGATTCTGATGGCAGCATTGCATCCTGGGAGCTGAGGGTCGAGGGCAAACTCCTAGAAGAT CCAGGAAAGCTGAAAAGGAAATTCTCATCATTCTTCAAAAGCCTGGTGATAGAGTTGGACAAGGACCTGTATGGTCCCGACAACCACCTTGTGGAG TGGCATAGGACCCCCACCACGCAGGAGACAGATGGATTCCAGGTGAAGAGACCAGGGGACGTTAGTGTGCGCTGCACCCTGCTTCTCATGCTGGACTACCAG CCCCCTCAGTTTAAGCTGGACCCTCGGCTGGCCCGTCTGCTGGGTATTCACACCCAGACCCGCTCCTGTATCATCCAGGCTCTCTGGCAGTATATCAAGACCAATAAACTACAGGACTCCCACGAGAAAGAGTACATTAACTGTGACAAGTACCTCCAACAG ATCTTTGACTGTCAACGTCTAAAGTTTTCTGAGATTCCTCAGCGTCTGACTAACATGCTGCTTCCTCCAGACCCTATTGTCATCAACCATGTAATCAG TGTTGACCCTAATGACCAGAAGAAGACTGCGTGCTATGACATAGATGTTGAGGTGGAGGACCCCTTAAAGAGTCAGATGAGTGGCTTCCTGCTCTCTACAGCCAATCAGCAGGAGATCGCATCACTAGACAACAAG ATCCATGAAACCATCGAGTCCATTAACCAGCTGAAGATCCAGAGGGACTTTATGCTCAGCTTCTCCAAAGATCCAAAAGGCTACATCCAGGACTGGCTCTGCTCCCAGAACAGAGACCTGAAG TTGATGACCGATGTGATGGGAAaccctgaggaggagagaagggcagaATTCTATGAACAACCCTGGTCTCAAGAGGCTGTCAGCCGTTACTTCTACTGCAAG ATTCAACAACGCAGACAAGAGCTGGATCAGGCCTTATCTGTACGTAACACCTAA
- the abcf2a gene encoding ATP-binding cassette sub-family F member 2a produces MPSDLAKKKAAKKKEAAKSRQRTKKTEEEEGERPEDGLENGDDGDDMNDMDSMAKELAELELKKSEARAVTGVLASHPNSTDVQIASLSLTFHGQELLTDTTLELNSGRRYGLIGLNGTGKSMLLSAIAHREVPIPEHIDIYHLTREMSPSEKTALQCVMEVDQERIKLEKEAERLAAEDSECEKLMELYERLEELDADKAEVRASRILHGLGFTGPMQQKKLKDFSGGWRMRVALARALFLKPFMLLLDEPTNHLDLDACVWLEEELSQFKRILVLISHSQDFLNGVCTNIIHLHQRKLKYYTGNYDQYIKTREELEENQMKRFNWEQDQMAHMKNYIARFGHGSAKLARQAQSKEKTLQKMVASGLTEKVVNDKTLSFVFPPCGKIPPPVIMVQNVSFTYSDDTPHIYKNLEFGIDLDSRVALVGPNGAGKSTLLKLLTGELLPSDGMIRKNSHVKIGRYHQHLTEQLELDLSPLDYMMKCYPMIKEREEMRKIIGRYGLTGKQQVSPIRNLSDGQKCRVCFAWLAGQNAHMLFLDEPTNHLDIETIDALADAINEYEGGMMLVSHDFRLIQQVAQEIWVCEKQTITKWTRGILAYKDHLKTKIDKQMHDI; encoded by the exons ATGCCATCTGACCTGGCCAAGAAGAAGGCGGCAAAGAAGAAGGAAGCTGCTAAATCCCGCCAGAGGACCAAGAAGACCGAAGAAGAAGAGGGCGAGAGACCAGAAGATGGGCTGGAGAACGGAGATGATGGAGATGATATGAACG ATATGGATAGCATGGCCAAGGAGCTGGCTGAGCTTGAACTGAAGAAGTCGGAGGCACGGGCCGTGACTGGGGTCCTGGCGTCCCACCCCAACAGCACTGATGTGCAAATAGCAAGCCTGTCCCTGACCTTCCACGGCCAGGAGCTTCTCACTGACACCACCCTGGAGCTCAACTCGGGTCGACGCTACGGTCTTATCGGCCTCAACGGCACAG GCAAGTCAATGCTGCTGTCCGCCATTGCCCACAGAGAGGTGCCCATCCCAGAGCACATAGACATCTACCACCTGACCCGGGAGATGTCACCCAGCGAAAAGACAGCCCtgcagtgtgtgatggaggtggaCCAGGAGAGGATCAAACTGGAGAAGGAGGCTGAGCGTCTGGCTGCAGAGGACT CCGAGTGCGAGAAGCTGATGGAGCTGTACGAGcgcctggaggagctggatgcAGACAAGGCGGAGGTGCGGGCCTCCCGGATCCTCCACGGCCTGGGCTTCACTGGGCCCATGCAGCAGAAGAAGCTGAAGGACTTCAGTGGAGGCTGGCGGATGCGTGTCGCTCTGGCCAG AGCCTTGTTCCTGAAGCCGTTCATGTTGCTGTTGGATGAGCCCACCAACCACCTGGATCTGGACGCCTGCGtgtggctggaggaggagcttagtca GTTCAAGCGCATTCTTGTCCTAATATCCCACTCCCAAGATTTCCTCAACGGTGTATGCACCAACATCATTCACCTGCACCAGCGCAAGCTGAAATACTACACA GGAAACTATGACCAGTACATAAAGAccagggaggagctggaggagaaccagATGAAAAGGTTCAACTGGGAGCAGGACCAGATGGCACACATGAAG AACTACATAGCCCGTTTTGGTCACGGCTCAGCCAAGCTGGCCCGCCAAGCCCAGAGCAAAGAGAAAACCCTGCAAAAGATGGTGGCTTCAGGCCTGACTGAGAAAGTTGTAAATGACAAG AcgctgtcatttgtttttcctcCCTGTGGGAAGATCCCCCCTCCTGTCATCATGGTCCAGAACGTCAGCTTCACATACTCTGATGACACT CCCCATATATACAAGAACCTTGAATTTGGTATTGATCTGGACTCTCGAGTGGCCCTTGTGGGGCCCAATGGAGCCGGGAAATCCACTCTGCTCAAACTGCTCACCGGAGAA CTCCTGCCCTCTGATGGTATGATTCGGAAAAACTCGCATGTGAAGATCGGCAGATATCACCAG CACCTCACTGAACAGCTGGAGCTGGACCTCTCCCCCCTGGATTACATGATGAAGTGTTATCCAATGatcaaggagagggaagaaatgAGGAAAATCATTGGCCGCTATGGACTAACTGGCAAACAGCAG GTGAGTCCCATCAGGAACTTGTCCGACGGTCAGAAATGTCGAGTGTGCTTCGCTTGGCTGGCGGGGCAGAATGCCCACATGCtcttcctggacgagcccaccaATCACTTGGACATAGAGACCATTGATGCCCTGGCCGATGCCATCAACGAATACGAGGGAGGCATGATGTTGGTCAGCCACGACTTCAGGCTCATCCAGCAG GTGGCTCAGGAGATCTGGGTGTGTGAGAAACAGACCATCACAAAATGGACCCGGGGCATTTTGGCCTACAAAGACCACCTGAAAACCAAGATCGACAAACAGATGCATGATATTTaa